ATGCGCAGCAGCGAGCCGACGGTCTGCAGGTTGTTCTTGACGCGGTGGTGGATCTCCCGGATCGTGGCGTCCTTGGTGATGAGCTCCTGCTCCTGATGACGCAGCTCGGAGACGTCACGGCATAGGACGATCGCGCCGATCCGTGTGCCGAGATCCTTCAGCGGTATCGCGCGCAGCGAGACGGTGACCCCGCGCGCCTCCATGTCGGTGCGCCATGGAGCTCGCCCGGTGACGACGACGGGGAGCGACTCGTCCACCTGCCGCGACGGCGGGATGATCCGCGTGGTCACCTCGGCGAGGGACTCGCCCTCCAGTTCGTCCTCGAAACCCATCCGGTTGAAGGCCGACAGCGCGTTCGGGCTCGCGAAGGTCGAGATCCCGTCGACGTCCAGGCGGATCAGCCCGTCGGATGCTCGCGGCGCGCCACGACGGGGCGCGGTGGGCGCCGACAGATCCGGGAACTCTCCTGTGGTGATCATCCGGAACAGATCGTTCGCGCACTCGTCGAAGCTGATCTGCTGACGCGAGGGCATCCGCGCCTCGCCCAGGTTCGTGTGACGGGTGAGAACGCCGATCACCGACCCCTCCTCGTGTCTGCGCACGATCGGCACCGCGCGGACACGGGTGGGGATCTCCTCGAACCAGTCCGGCGACGACGAGTCGACGATCTCACTGGACTCGAATGCCGCGTGCACCTGTGTGCGCCACTGCGGACGCACCTTCTCGCCGACGATGTCTCGGTAGAACAGGGTCGCAGCGCCGCTGGGCCGGGAGTGCGCGACTGCGATGAACGAGCCGTCTGAGGTCTCGATCCACATCACGATGTCGGCTGAGGCGAGGTCGGCGAGCAGCTGCCCATCGCCGGCAAGGCGGTGGAGCCATTCGATATCGGCGGCGTTCAGACGGCCCTGGGCGTCTGCGATATTACTGAGCGTTGACACCGGTTCAGCCTACTGGGGACGCTCTCCCCCGCGATGCAGCTCGGTCACAGTACGGCGAACGAGCTCGCCCGCCACCGGGAGTCCAGCCCCTCCAGGCGCACTGCGACGGCTCTGGTGCGCCCGGGACCGACCACCACGATCACCGCTTCGACGACGCCGTCGGCGGGCTCGGTGACCCGGATGGACAGGATCTGGAAGTTCGGACGCGCCGGGGCGATGCCGCGCGCTGCGCGCGCGGGCAGAGAGATTCGCACGCGTGGCCAGAGCACGGAAGGCGTCTTCGCTGAGCCAGCGTGCGAGCTGATCGACCTTGCGGACCCCGGCGAGGACCTCCAGCGCGCCGTTTGTCAGGCTGCGCAGCAGCGGAATCGGATCGGGAAGACTCTGCGTCGAAGTCGGCTGCGGTGCGAAATACTCTGTCAACGTCGTCATTCCGCGATCCCCCGGGCCGTGGCTTCTCAATCATCCATGAAATCCGTATCGAACTCCCCAGCAGTACAGCACGATGACGCCGCCGGCGAAAGGCATCGACGCGAATCTGTGGATAACTCGCGCGGCACCAGTGCTCGGTCGCCTACCCTCGGTCAGGTGGAATGGGATCATCTCTTCGAGGACCTGGAGGGCCAGCTGGCGGCCGAATGGGACGCTGAGCGCGCCGCCCTGGATGCCGAGTCCGAACGACTGCGCATCGCCAAGCTGACGATGCGCGACCGGCTGCTGATCATGGCGGCCGGATCGGCCCGGTTGTCGCTCGAGCTGTCTAATGGTGAGCGGTGGGATTGCCGGATGCGGGTGATCGGGGCGGACTGGATCGGCGTCTGCGCGCACTCCGATCCTCGCCTGCGGGTCGTGCCGCTGAGCGCCGTCGCGGCGATCGCCGTCGACCATGGCACGCTGCTCGGATCGCTGGAGCAGACCGTGGCGCCCGCTGCGGACGGGAACACGCTGCGCGAGCGGATGACCCTCGGCTTCGTCCTACGCGACCTCGCGCGTCGGCGCACGACGGTGACGCTCGCCCGGCACGGCGCCGATCCGCAGCACGGAACGATCGATCGGGCCGGAGCCGATCACCTCGATCTCGCGCTGCACGAGGCGGGTGAGCCTCGTCGGGCGCGCTCGGTGCGAGGGTTCCAGCTCATCCCCTTCGACACGGTGTGCTGGGTGCGCCTGGACAGCGGCGGCTCGGCCGCCGCCTGAGCCAGAGAGAGCCGGTGCAGGGCGACGACAGGATCAACCGCGACGACAGGATCGACCGCGACGACA
Above is a window of Microbacterium suwonense DNA encoding:
- a CDS encoding sensor histidine kinase, encoding MSTLSNIADAQGRLNAADIEWLHRLAGDGQLLADLASADIVMWIETSDGSFIAVAHSRPSGAATLFYRDIVGEKVRPQWRTQVHAAFESSEIVDSSSPDWFEEIPTRVRAVPIVRRHEEGSVIGVLTRHTNLGEARMPSRQQISFDECANDLFRMITTGEFPDLSAPTAPRRGAPRASDGLIRLDVDGISTFASPNALSAFNRMGFEDELEGESLAEVTTRIIPPSRQVDESLPVVVTGRAPWRTDMEARGVTVSLRAIPLKDLGTRIGAIVLCRDVSELRHQEQELITKDATIREIHHRVKNNLQTVGSLLRIQARRTHSDEAREALTQAMRRVESIAVVHDTLASGLSQTVDFDEVFDRVLKLVAEVAAAPNTRARTQLQGRFGMLPSEYATPLALALTEVVTNAVEHGLAGQEGVVSIEAVRTAEQLRVTVTDTGHGLTDGRIGQGLGTQIIRTLIQGELSGTIDWKGSEGDGTRVTIEIPMRWIAA